A genomic window from Flavobacterium johnsoniae includes:
- a CDS encoding tryptophan 2,3-dioxygenase family protein yields the protein MNPTDNSEAILKEIDLKFQAINQKTDVQLEGLLWAKPITYWDYIQTDALLNLQIQRTTLPDEMVFIMYHQVNELIFKMILWEIDQIAETENIQVDFFSERLSRITRYFDMLTNSFSIMENGMEVDQYMKFRNTLTPASGFQSAQYRMIEFASTDVINLTDRRYKANFDENTDLETSFEHLYWQAAGKDYHTGEKSYLLQEFENKYKVQFLRQMSTFKTKNIWQKFSQLPEKDQQNPELIAAMRHYDKTVNITWVMQHLNTARKYILESGKGNGEATGGSDWQKYMHPKYQRRIFFPKLWTEEELSNWGNETVA from the coding sequence ATGAACCCTACAGATAATTCTGAAGCAATCTTAAAAGAAATTGACTTAAAATTTCAAGCCATAAATCAAAAAACTGATGTTCAATTAGAAGGATTGCTTTGGGCTAAACCAATCACTTATTGGGATTATATTCAGACTGATGCTCTTTTAAATTTACAAATTCAACGTACCACACTTCCTGACGAAATGGTTTTTATCATGTATCATCAGGTAAACGAATTAATCTTCAAAATGATTTTGTGGGAAATTGATCAAATCGCAGAAACAGAAAACATTCAAGTAGATTTTTTCAGCGAAAGATTATCTAGAATTACACGATATTTTGATATGCTTACCAACTCTTTCAGTATTATGGAAAACGGCATGGAAGTAGATCAATACATGAAATTTAGAAATACACTTACTCCTGCAAGTGGTTTTCAAAGTGCACAATACAGAATGATTGAATTTGCTTCGACAGATGTAATCAATTTAACAGACAGAAGATACAAAGCAAATTTTGATGAAAATACCGATTTAGAAACCAGCTTCGAACATTTGTATTGGCAAGCTGCAGGAAAAGATTACCACACGGGCGAAAAATCATATTTACTTCAAGAATTCGAAAACAAATACAAGGTTCAATTTCTGAGACAAATGTCTACTTTTAAGACAAAAAACATCTGGCAGAAATTTTCTCAACTTCCAGAAAAAGATCAGCAAAATCCAGAATTAATTGCGGCAATGCGTCATTACGATAAAACGGTGAACATCACTTGGGTTATGCAGCATCTTAATACTGCAAGAAAGTATATTTTAGAAAGTGGAAAAGGTAACGGCGAAGCAACTGGCGGAAGCGACTGGCAAAAATATATGCATCCAAAATACCAAAGACGCATCTTTTTTCCTAAATTGTGGACCGAAGAAGAATTGTCGAATTGGGGAAATGAAACCGTAGCATAA
- a CDS encoding M23 family metallopeptidase encodes MKKAVVILIVLFSIFSCKKAEEKVETKITKPATKKIEFGFNYADFNVVNDTISKGDSFGSIVQSQNIGDKKVFEIVEQVKDSFNVRSIRYGKPFTLLRSKNKTNNLQVFIYQPDALSYYVIDLRDSIAKAYKKVKPVTLKRKIIGGVLKTSLSETLGGEDVETALASRITKVFSWSIDFFKLKKGDRYGLIFTERFINGKTYDGVEDLEAAFFEYKGKIVYAFPFERDTTSGKIEYYDDEGKTLKNFFLKTPIKFSRITSRFTMNRFHPVQHTWKAHKGTDYAAPTGTPISTTASGVVETTGYTAGNGNFVKVKHNGTYSTQYLHMSKILVRRGQRVTQGQTIGLVGSTGLASGPHVCYRFWKNGVQVDALRLNLPTGESLTGNDRTRFMKQIEPLKRELDSIGNL; translated from the coding sequence TTGAAAAAAGCAGTCGTAATTTTAATTGTCTTGTTTTCTATTTTTTCATGTAAAAAAGCAGAAGAAAAAGTAGAAACCAAAATTACTAAACCAGCAACCAAAAAAATAGAATTCGGTTTTAATTACGCAGATTTCAATGTTGTTAATGATACAATTTCAAAAGGAGATTCTTTTGGCTCAATCGTACAAAGTCAGAATATTGGAGACAAAAAAGTTTTTGAAATTGTAGAACAAGTTAAAGATTCTTTTAATGTAAGAAGTATTCGTTACGGCAAACCTTTTACTTTACTTCGTTCAAAAAACAAAACTAACAATTTACAGGTTTTCATTTATCAGCCAGACGCTTTAAGTTATTATGTTATTGATTTAAGAGATAGCATTGCAAAAGCTTATAAGAAAGTAAAACCCGTTACTTTAAAAAGAAAAATTATTGGTGGCGTTTTAAAAACTTCATTATCTGAAACTTTAGGAGGTGAAGATGTCGAAACAGCATTGGCAAGTAGAATTACAAAAGTATTCTCTTGGTCTATTGACTTCTTCAAACTTAAAAAAGGCGATCGTTACGGATTAATTTTCACAGAACGTTTCATCAACGGAAAAACTTACGATGGCGTTGAAGATCTTGAAGCGGCATTTTTTGAATATAAAGGTAAAATCGTTTATGCTTTTCCTTTTGAAAGAGATACGACTTCAGGAAAAATAGAATATTATGATGATGAAGGAAAAACACTTAAAAATTTCTTTCTAAAAACACCAATCAAATTCAGCCGAATTACTTCTAGATTCACCATGAATAGATTTCACCCAGTTCAACATACTTGGAAAGCACACAAAGGAACAGATTACGCAGCGCCAACTGGAACACCAATTTCAACAACTGCTTCTGGAGTTGTAGAAACAACAGGATATACCGCCGGAAACGGGAACTTTGTAAAAGTAAAACACAACGGAACCTACTCTACTCAATATTTACACATGTCTAAAATCTTGGTTCGCCGCGGACAGCGCGTAACGCAAGGACAGACAATTGGTTTGGTTGGAAGTACAGGTTTAGCTTCCGGACCTCACGTTTGTTACCGCTTCTGGAAAAATGGCGTACAAGTGGATGCACTTCGTTTGAACCTTCCGACTGGAGAATCTTTGACAGGAAATGATAGAACTCGTTTTATGAAACAGATTGAACCTTTGAAAAGAGAATTGGATAGTATTGGGAATTTGTAA
- a CDS encoding SMI1/KNR4 family protein, with the protein MIDINLKSDIIIPFDKIGDNGWDEKSKLIIEALAENWSNELQTPISVEEIKNLEKRLGTTLPNGLKTFYKTFGIADIGEELQRFEDIIWMKDLWEEDSPYGPDFSNEDKTLLPHLITFSDYLGNGNMFCFHTETKEIYYFDHDTKPFITKMFDNVDDYIKGCLIFAQADLFGEVGQEKVEKWTEEIAENLFGKIIVRKWRY; encoded by the coding sequence ATGATAGATATAAATCTAAAAAGCGACATTATTATTCCTTTTGATAAAATAGGCGATAATGGTTGGGATGAAAAATCAAAATTGATAATTGAAGCTTTAGCAGAAAATTGGAGTAATGAACTACAAACGCCAATTTCAGTAGAAGAAATTAAAAATTTGGAAAAGCGTTTAGGAACCACCCTTCCAAATGGATTGAAAACTTTTTACAAAACTTTTGGAATTGCTGATATTGGAGAAGAATTACAACGTTTTGAAGACATAATATGGATGAAAGATCTTTGGGAAGAAGATAGTCCTTATGGTCCTGATTTCTCAAACGAAGATAAAACTTTGTTACCACACCTAATTACATTTAGCGACTATTTAGGAAATGGAAATATGTTCTGTTTTCATACCGAAACCAAAGAAATATATTATTTCGATCATGACACTAAACCTTTCATAACAAAAATGTTTGATAATGTCGACGATTATATTAAAGGTTGCTTAATTTTCGCTCAAGCTGATCTTTTCGGTGAAGTTGGACAAGAAAAGGTTGAAAAATGGACTGAAGAAATTGCGGAAAATTTATTTGGAAAAATCATTGTTCGAAAGTGGAGATATTAA
- a CDS encoding GNAT family N-acetyltransferase translates to MDLSDFVFSALNNDDVLENFDCEDDEINEFLLEDSKNFQNEKITNTYLFKQNSSVAAFFSISNDCLNDLGYENSIWNKLHRKIKLPNEKRIRQYSAVKIARLGIDKNYKGKGLSHQLLDFIKGWTFIEHKPACRLLILDAYNKPVQLSTYQKNDFIFLLDSDKEEKHRFMYFDLMRLE, encoded by the coding sequence ATGGATTTATCTGATTTTGTTTTTTCAGCTTTAAATAATGATGACGTTTTAGAAAATTTTGATTGTGAAGACGACGAAATAAATGAATTTTTACTTGAAGATTCTAAAAATTTTCAAAACGAAAAAATCACAAATACTTACTTATTTAAGCAAAATAGTAGTGTTGCAGCTTTCTTCTCTATTTCAAATGATTGCTTAAATGATCTAGGTTACGAAAATTCTATTTGGAACAAACTACATCGAAAAATAAAATTGCCAAACGAAAAAAGAATTCGACAATATTCTGCTGTAAAAATTGCAAGATTAGGAATTGATAAAAATTATAAAGGCAAAGGCTTATCTCATCAACTTCTTGATTTTATAAAAGGATGGACATTTATTGAACACAAACCTGCATGTCGATTACTTATACTAGATGCGTACAACAAACCTGTACAACTTTCTACTTATCAAAAAAATGATTTTATCTTTTTATTAGATTCAGATAAAGAAGAAAAACATAGATTTATGTATTTTGATTTAATGAGGCTGGAATAA
- the pgi gene encoding glucose-6-phosphate isomerase — protein MALNTTNPTGTEAWKNLQNHYNAIHETTIQELFQQDSARAEKFNLQWNDFLVDYSKNNISQETISLLLELADSIGLKNAIADYFGGELINKTENRAVLHTALRAPESAVIKVDGENVIPEVYEVKNKIKSFTEEVISGQRKGYTGKAFTDVVNIGIGGSDLGPVMAVEALQFYKNHLNLHFVSNVDGDHVNEIIKKLNPETTLFVIVSKTFTTQETLSNSETIKEWFLKSASQEDIAKHFAAVSTNIKNVTEFGINPDNVFPMWDWVGGRFSLWSAVGLSIALAIGFENYNQLLVGANEMDEHFKSTDLDKNIPVILALLSVWYNNFYGAESEALIPYTQYLSKLAPYLQQATMESNGKSVGRDGKPVNYQTGTIIWGEPGTNSQHAFFQLIHQGTKRIPTDFIGFVKPLYGNEDHHDKLMSNFFAQTEALMNGKTPAQVQAEFDKQGLSTEKASYLLPFKVFTGNKPTNTILIQKLTPKSLGSLIALYEHKIFTQGIIWNILSFDQWGVELGKQLANSILDEINSKTVKTHDSSTSFLLNHFLKNK, from the coding sequence ATGGCTTTAAACACAACAAACCCAACTGGGACTGAAGCGTGGAAAAATCTCCAAAACCACTATAACGCAATTCACGAAACCACAATACAAGAATTGTTTCAACAAGATAGTGCCCGCGCTGAGAAATTCAATTTGCAATGGAACGATTTCCTTGTAGATTATTCTAAAAATAATATTAGTCAAGAAACTATTTCGCTTTTATTAGAATTGGCAGATTCAATCGGATTAAAAAATGCAATTGCTGATTATTTTGGAGGTGAATTAATTAATAAAACAGAAAATCGTGCTGTACTTCATACTGCTTTACGAGCTCCAGAATCTGCTGTAATTAAAGTTGATGGAGAAAATGTAATTCCAGAAGTTTACGAAGTAAAAAATAAAATCAAAAGTTTTACTGAAGAAGTTATTTCTGGGCAAAGAAAAGGTTATACAGGAAAAGCATTTACTGATGTTGTAAATATTGGAATTGGTGGTTCTGACCTTGGTCCAGTTATGGCGGTTGAAGCTTTACAGTTTTACAAAAATCATTTAAACCTTCATTTCGTTTCAAATGTTGACGGTGATCACGTTAATGAAATCATTAAAAAATTAAATCCTGAAACTACTTTATTTGTAATTGTTTCTAAAACTTTTACAACTCAAGAAACACTTTCAAATTCTGAAACTATTAAAGAGTGGTTTTTAAAATCGGCTTCTCAGGAAGATATTGCAAAACACTTCGCGGCTGTTTCTACAAATATTAAAAATGTAACAGAATTCGGAATTAATCCAGACAACGTTTTTCCGATGTGGGATTGGGTTGGAGGAAGATTTTCTCTTTGGAGCGCTGTTGGTTTAAGTATCGCTTTGGCAATTGGTTTTGAAAACTACAACCAATTATTAGTTGGAGCAAACGAAATGGACGAGCATTTCAAATCAACTGACTTAGATAAAAATATTCCAGTAATTTTAGCTTTATTAAGCGTTTGGTACAATAATTTTTATGGTGCAGAAAGTGAAGCTTTGATTCCATACACACAATATTTGTCAAAATTAGCTCCGTATTTGCAGCAAGCAACTATGGAAAGTAATGGAAAAAGTGTTGGCCGTGACGGAAAACCTGTTAATTACCAAACAGGAACTATTATTTGGGGAGAACCAGGAACAAACTCACAACATGCTTTCTTCCAATTAATTCACCAAGGAACAAAAAGAATTCCAACAGATTTTATCGGATTTGTAAAACCACTTTACGGAAACGAAGATCATCATGATAAATTGATGTCAAACTTTTTTGCTCAAACGGAAGCTTTAATGAACGGAAAAACTCCAGCGCAAGTTCAGGCAGAATTTGACAAACAAGGACTTTCTACAGAAAAAGCATCTTATTTATTGCCTTTTAAAGTTTTCACAGGAAACAAACCAACGAATACAATCTTGATTCAAAAACTGACTCCAAAAAGCTTAGGTTCTTTAATTGCTTTATACGAACACAAAATTTTCACTCAAGGAATTATTTGGAACATCTTAAGTTTTGATCAATGGGGAGTTGAATTAGGAAAACAATTGGCTAATTCTATCTTAGATGAAATCAATTCTAAAACTGTTAAAACACACGACAGTTCGACTTCTTTTTTATTGAATCATTTCTTAAAAAATAAATAA